A stretch of the Tardiphaga sp. 709 genome encodes the following:
- a CDS encoding HPr family phosphocarrier protein, protein MSESPDDTTVSGGVSREIPITNKRGLHARASAKFVQMVERFNADVTVTRNGETVGGTSIMGLMMLSAGPGTSIMVTAKGAEAQAALDAITELVTNKFGEE, encoded by the coding sequence ATGAGCGAAAGCCCAGACGATACGACGGTGTCCGGCGGCGTCTCCCGCGAGATTCCGATTACCAACAAGCGTGGCCTTCATGCGCGCGCCTCTGCCAAATTCGTGCAGATGGTCGAACGCTTCAATGCCGACGTCACGGTGACACGCAATGGCGAGACCGTTGGCGGTACATCCATCATGGGCCTGATGATGCTGTCCGCCGGTCCCGGAACCAGCATCATGGTCACCGCCAAAGGCGCCGAGGCTCAGGCGGCGCTGGATGCGATCACCGAGCTTGTGACCAACAAGTTCGGCGAAGAGTAG
- the lepA gene encoding translation elongation factor 4 → MTTSPISNVRNFSIVAHIDHGKSTLADRLIQITGGLQAREMKEQVLDSMDIERERGITIKAQTVRLHYKAKDGKDYIFNLMDTPGHVDFAYEVSRSLAACEGALLVVDASQGVEAQTLANVYHALDANLEIVPILNKVDLPAAEPEQVKKQIEDVIGIDASDALMISAKTGLGVPDVLEAIVHRLPPPQGDREATLKALLVDSWYDVYLGVVVLIRVVDGVMKKGQRVRMMGTNAAYDVERVGYFTPKMVNVDELGPGEIGFITAAIKEVADTRVGDTITDDRKPVTEMLPGFKPAIPVVFCGLFPVDADDFETLRAAMGKLRLNDASFSFEMETSAALGFGFRCGFLGLLHLEIIQERLSREFDLNLIATAPSVIYKMHLTDGEEIEIHNPIDMPDVVKIAEIQEPWIEATILTPDEYLGSVLKLCQERRGNQKELTYVGARAMVKYELPLNEVVFDFYDRLKSISKGYASFDYHLTDYKAADLVKMQILVNAEPVDALSMLVHRTRAEGRGRAMVEKMKELIPPHMFVIPIQAAIGGKVIARETVRALRKDVTAKCYGGDISRKRKLLEKQKEGKKKMRQFGKVDIPQEAFIAALKVDS, encoded by the coding sequence ATGACAACCTCCCCGATTTCGAACGTCCGCAACTTCTCCATCGTCGCCCATATCGACCATGGCAAATCGACGCTGGCCGACCGCCTGATCCAGATCACCGGCGGGTTGCAGGCGCGCGAAATGAAGGAGCAGGTGCTCGATTCAATGGATATCGAGCGCGAACGCGGCATCACCATCAAGGCGCAGACCGTTCGCCTGCATTACAAGGCCAAGGACGGCAAGGATTACATCTTCAACCTGATGGACACGCCCGGCCACGTCGACTTCGCCTACGAGGTCTCGCGGTCGCTGGCCGCCTGCGAAGGCGCGCTGCTGGTGGTCGACGCCTCGCAAGGCGTGGAAGCGCAGACGCTCGCCAACGTCTATCACGCACTCGACGCCAATCTCGAAATTGTGCCGATCCTGAACAAGGTCGATCTGCCCGCGGCAGAACCCGAGCAGGTGAAGAAGCAAATCGAGGACGTCATCGGCATCGACGCCTCTGACGCGTTGATGATCTCGGCAAAAACGGGTCTGGGCGTGCCTGACGTTCTGGAAGCCATCGTGCACCGGCTGCCTCCACCGCAGGGCGACCGCGAGGCCACGCTGAAGGCGCTGCTGGTCGATAGCTGGTACGACGTCTATCTCGGCGTCGTCGTCCTCATCCGCGTCGTCGACGGCGTCATGAAGAAGGGCCAGCGCGTCCGCATGATGGGCACCAACGCCGCCTATGATGTCGAGCGCGTCGGCTACTTCACGCCGAAGATGGTCAATGTGGACGAACTCGGTCCCGGCGAGATCGGCTTCATTACGGCCGCCATCAAGGAAGTCGCGGACACCCGCGTCGGAGACACCATCACCGACGATCGCAAGCCGGTCACCGAGATGCTGCCGGGCTTCAAGCCCGCGATCCCTGTGGTGTTCTGCGGCCTGTTCCCGGTCGATGCCGACGACTTCGAAACGTTGCGCGCCGCGATGGGCAAGCTGCGCCTGAACGATGCGAGCTTCTCGTTCGAAATGGAGACCTCGGCCGCGCTCGGCTTCGGCTTCCGTTGCGGCTTTCTCGGTCTGCTGCATCTGGAAATCATCCAGGAGCGCCTGAGCCGCGAGTTCGATCTCAACCTGATCGCGACCGCGCCGAGCGTGATCTACAAGATGCATCTCACCGATGGCGAGGAGATCGAGATCCATAATCCGATCGACATGCCGGATGTGGTGAAGATCGCCGAGATCCAGGAGCCGTGGATCGAAGCCACGATCCTGACGCCCGACGAATATCTCGGCAGCGTGCTGAAGCTCTGCCAGGAACGCCGCGGCAATCAGAAAGAACTGACTTACGTCGGCGCCCGAGCAATGGTGAAATACGAGCTACCGCTCAACGAAGTGGTGTTCGATTTCTACGATCGCCTGAAATCGATCTCGAAGGGCTACGCCTCGTTCGACTATCATCTGACCGACTACAAGGCCGCCGATCTCGTCAAGATGCAGATCCTGGTCAATGCCGAGCCCGTCGACGCGCTGTCGATGCTGGTCCATCGCACCCGCGCCGAAGGCCGCGGCCGCGCCATGGTCGAGAAGATGAAAGAGCTGATTCCGCCGCACATGTTCGTCATTCCGATCCAGGCAGCGATCGGCGGCAAGGTGATTGCCCGCGAAACCGTCCGCGCGCTGCGCAAGGACGTCACCGCGAAGTGCTATGGCGGCGACATCAGCCGCAAACGCAAACTTCTGGAGAAGCAGAAGGAAGGCAAGAAGAAGATGCGGCAGTTCGGCAAGGTCGACATCCCGCAGGAAGCGTTTATCGCGGCGCTGAAGGTGGATAGCTAG
- a CDS encoding glycosyltransferase family 39 protein yields the protein MSTIASSTPAKRRGLLSIGRRGAARLVAWACDPQLSVLLVLGFTIAHVVLWTAILTQVKAAQDIHFDVSEGYAWGQKFLMGYGKHPPLSGWISGVWFKFFPPVDWATYLLAMVTVGIGMVLCWVIALRVVDRRRAFFVLLMVAIYPIFNFKGFKYNPDLLQLVTLPLVVLAYLHAFEKRSIRSGFLLGLAAALALMTKYWVVTMIGAIGLAALIHPQRMLFLRSPAPWIAIATMAAAMIPHFDWVRQVEYAPFRYAGDTYKISSRWESLQLAWGYVGHNIALLLLPLGLAAAVLAWGPRWWASLARDSGAFVKRPWSLTTNPGVRKDRALNIWLIQAIVAVGPPIGALLFDIYIKTDWGISLFFLVPLAVIAIPSLKVPRVALVRLAAIWLVLSLVTLAAAPQIAIASLPRDANGNFAHISYSQLARELTEVWHKRFHTRWSNVVGFVDVAEQMTFYSPDHPLPLTPYEPWPSGVTSMEEAKRNGFIGICLVGDWKFERCEAWMKDNLPNAERIVMSTRRFFKGNVGTTTRWNVYVVAPVAMK from the coding sequence ATGAGTACAATCGCTTCCTCCACCCCCGCCAAACGCCGGGGCTTGCTGTCGATCGGCCGCCGCGGCGCTGCGCGGCTCGTTGCCTGGGCGTGTGATCCGCAATTGAGCGTCCTGCTGGTGCTCGGCTTCACGATCGCCCATGTGGTGCTGTGGACCGCGATCCTGACCCAGGTGAAGGCGGCGCAGGACATCCATTTCGACGTTTCCGAGGGTTACGCTTGGGGGCAGAAGTTCCTGATGGGCTACGGCAAGCATCCGCCGCTGTCGGGCTGGATTTCGGGTGTCTGGTTCAAATTTTTCCCGCCGGTGGACTGGGCGACCTATCTGCTCGCCATGGTCACGGTCGGCATTGGCATGGTCCTTTGCTGGGTGATCGCGCTGCGCGTGGTCGATCGCCGCCGCGCCTTTTTCGTGCTGCTGATGGTCGCGATCTATCCGATCTTCAATTTCAAGGGCTTCAAGTACAATCCGGACCTGCTGCAACTGGTAACTTTGCCGCTGGTAGTGCTGGCCTATTTGCATGCGTTCGAGAAGCGCTCGATTCGCTCGGGCTTCCTGCTTGGCCTCGCCGCTGCGCTGGCGCTGATGACGAAATACTGGGTGGTGACGATGATTGGCGCCATCGGTCTGGCCGCGCTGATCCATCCCCAGCGGATGCTGTTCCTGCGCTCGCCGGCACCATGGATCGCCATCGCGACGATGGCGGCGGCGATGATCCCGCATTTCGACTGGGTGCGGCAGGTGGAATACGCGCCATTTCGCTACGCCGGCGATACCTACAAGATCTCGTCACGCTGGGAGAGTCTGCAGCTGGCATGGGGTTATGTCGGCCACAATATCGCGCTGCTGCTGTTGCCGCTGGGTCTGGCCGCTGCGGTGCTGGCCTGGGGCCCACGCTGGTGGGCGTCGCTGGCGCGCGATTCCGGCGCATTCGTCAAGCGGCCGTGGTCACTGACGACTAATCCCGGTGTGCGCAAGGATCGGGCCCTGAATATCTGGCTGATCCAGGCCATCGTCGCTGTCGGCCCGCCGATCGGCGCGCTGTTGTTTGACATCTACATTAAGACGGATTGGGGGATCTCGCTGTTCTTCCTGGTGCCGCTGGCCGTGATCGCGATTCCATCGCTGAAGGTGCCGCGGGTCGCGCTGGTACGGCTCGCCGCGATCTGGCTCGTCCTGTCGCTGGTCACGCTCGCCGCCGCGCCGCAGATCGCCATCGCCTCACTGCCGCGCGATGCCAACGGCAATTTCGCTCATATCTCCTACTCACAGCTTGCGCGTGAACTCACCGAGGTTTGGCACAAGCGCTTCCATACGCGCTGGAGTAACGTGGTGGGCTTCGTCGATGTCGCCGAGCAGATGACGTTCTACAGTCCCGATCATCCGCTGCCGCTGACGCCTTATGAGCCGTGGCCGTCAGGCGTGACGTCAATGGAGGAAGCGAAGCGCAACGGCTTCATCGGAATCTGCCTGGTGGGTGACTGGAAATTCGAGCGCTGCGAAGCGTGGATGAAGGACAATCTGCCGAATGCCGAACGCATCGTGATGTCGACGCGGCGCTTCTTCAAGGGCAATGTCGGCACGACCACGCGGTGGAATGTCTATGTGGTGGCGCCTGTTGCGATGAAATAG
- a CDS encoding HPr kinase/phosphorylase has protein sequence MHASAVLVDDRAVLIRGPSGSGKSRLVFDLILAAQSGQVPEAMLVGDDRVHLDVRDGKLWVRPTPELVGLLEIRGLGIRRLDCATGAIVGLVVDLDATDAARLPEPEALRITLEGVELPRIPVGAGFSPLPLVVATLTTIDGLAAVRPLDDCSKGIGNHISPTIATE, from the coding sequence ATCCATGCCTCCGCCGTACTGGTCGATGACCGCGCCGTCCTGATCAGGGGGCCGTCCGGCTCCGGAAAATCGCGGCTGGTCTTCGATCTGATCCTCGCCGCTCAGAGCGGGCAGGTTCCCGAGGCCATGCTGGTCGGCGACGACCGGGTGCATCTGGATGTCAGGGACGGAAAACTGTGGGTACGGCCGACACCCGAACTGGTCGGGCTGCTTGAGATCAGGGGGCTCGGAATCCGGCGTCTGGACTGCGCTACCGGCGCCATTGTCGGGTTGGTGGTCGATCTCGACGCCACCGACGCCGCGCGCCTGCCAGAGCCGGAAGCGCTCAGAATCACACTGGAGGGCGTCGAATTGCCCCGAATCCCGGTGGGGGCGGGCTTTTCGCCACTACCATTGGTCGTAGCTACACTTACGACAATCGATGGTTTAGCCGCAGTGCGACCTTTGGACGATTGCTCGAAGGGAATTGGTAACCATATTAGTCCCACTATCGCCACCGAATAG
- a CDS encoding PTS sugar transporter subunit IIA, whose product MIGLVLVTHGRLADEFKAALEHVMGPQKQIEAVTIGAEDDSDLCRSDIIEAVNRVDSGDGVAILTDMFGGTPSNLAISCMSRPKVEVLAGINLPMLVKLAKVREERTLPDAIAMAQEAGRKYVTIASRVLAGK is encoded by the coding sequence ATGATTGGTCTAGTACTTGTGACCCATGGGCGCCTTGCCGACGAGTTTAAGGCGGCGCTTGAACACGTAATGGGTCCGCAAAAACAAATTGAAGCCGTGACGATCGGCGCCGAAGACGATTCCGATTTGTGTCGCAGCGACATTATCGAAGCGGTCAATCGCGTCGACAGTGGCGATGGCGTTGCCATCCTCACTGATATGTTCGGCGGCACGCCATCGAATCTGGCGATCTCCTGCATGAGCCGTCCGAAGGTCGAGGTTCTTGCCGGTATCAACCTGCCCATGCTGGTGAAGCTCGCAAAGGTGCGCGAAGAGCGCACACTGCCCGATGCGATCGCCATGGCACAGGAAGCCGGCCGCAAATACGTCACCATCGCCAGCCGCGTTCTCGCCGGCAAATGA